The following coding sequences are from one Triticum aestivum cultivar Chinese Spring chromosome 5A, IWGSC CS RefSeq v2.1, whole genome shotgun sequence window:
- the LOC543472 gene encoding ABA-inducible protein PHV A1 — translation MSGWFGGKTDAKADEAAKTGPSVQDRAIEAKDQTISFIGEKSEAVTKAASDTADAAMKMGSDAMGKASETGQAITDRAIESKDQTFGFFGEKTEAAKKMAADTGDAAKQKSAEAAKCVEENAAKFTGEPAAPKEPTGNMFQQAGGQVMGAATGARDAVMNTLGMGGDKADVGSAK, via the exons ATGTCGGGTTGGTTCGGGGGTAAGACGGACGCCAAGGCCGACGAGGCCGCCAAGACGGGGCCGTCCGTCCAGGACCGCGCCATCGAGGCGAAGGACCAGACCATCAGCTTCATCGGCGAGAAAAGCGAGGCCGTCACCAAGGCGGCGTCAGACACCGCCGACGCGGCCATGAAGATGGGGAGCGACGCCATGGGGAAGGCGTCAGAGACGGGGCAGGCCATCACGGACCGCGCCATCGAGAGCAAGGACCAGACGTTCGGCTTCTTCGGTGAGAagaccgaggccgccaagaagatGGCCGCCGACACCGGCGACGCCGCCAAGCAGAAGTCCGCCGAGGCCGCAAAGTGCGTCGAGGAGAACGCGGCGAAGTTCACCGGGGAACCCGCCGCCCCCAAGGAGCCCACCGGCAACATGTTCCAGCAG GCCGGCGGGCAGGTGATGGGTGCCGCTACGGGCGCCAGGGACGCCGTTATGAACACGCTCGGGATGGGAGGAGACAAAGCCGACGTCGGCAGCGCCAAATGA